The genomic window CACCATGTAGCCAATTACCATAGCCTAGTTCGGCTTCAATCGCATGACCAAATGTATGACCTAGGTTCAATAACGCTCGGATTCCGGACTCTTTTTCATCCAGAGCAACCACTTCAGCCTTAATTGCACAACAACGAGCAATCGCGGTAATCAGTGCCTCTTCATCAAGTTGATAAAGTTTCTCTAGATTCTGCTCCAACCAACCAAAGAAGGCTTCATCGTAAATAATGCCATATTTGATCACCTCCGCCATACCCGCGGCGAACTCACGCTCGGGAAGCGTTGATAAACAGTTGGTATCAATGATGACCGATTTGGGTTGATAGAAAGCACCGATCATATTCTTACCAAGAGGATGGTTCACGGCGGTTTTACCACCGACAGAGGAGTCCACTTGAGACAGAAGGGTCGTCGGAATTTGAATGAAATCAATACCACGCTGGTAACAAGAAGCAGCAAAACCGACCAAATCACCGATAACACCACCACCTAAAGCAATCACCACCACATCGCGGCTGTAATTTCCTTCAAGCATATAGCTCATCACTGAGTTGAACGTTTCCAGCGTTTTGTACTGCTCGCCGTCGGGCAACTCTAAAAGAGAAGTTTGACAACCGACTTGATCCAGTAACGATAAAATTTTATCGGCATAAAGAGGCGCGACTGTCACATTACTGACAACAACAACTTTCTGTTTGCCGGATAAAAAAGAAAGGTACGCCGGGTCTTCAAATAACCCGGCGCCAATAGAGATAGG from Vibrio artabrorum includes these protein-coding regions:
- the aroB gene encoding 3-dehydroquinate synthase, encoding MERITVNLAERSYPISIGAGLFEDPAYLSFLSGKQKVVVVSNVTVAPLYADKILSLLDQVGCQTSLLELPDGEQYKTLETFNSVMSYMLEGNYSRDVVVIALGGGVIGDLVGFAASCYQRGIDFIQIPTTLLSQVDSSVGGKTAVNHPLGKNMIGAFYQPKSVIIDTNCLSTLPEREFAAGMAEVIKYGIIYDEAFFGWLEQNLEKLYQLDEEALITAIARCCAIKAEVVALDEKESGIRALLNLGHTFGHAIEAELGYGNWLHGEAVSSGTVMAAKTAQLQGLISQPQLERIISILKNAKLPIHTPESMSFEDFIKHMMRDKKVLSGQLRLVLPTSIGTAEVVADVPQDIIKQAIDFCRTL